ATCGATGACAGGTTTTTGAGTCACAAAACTGAGTTCAAAAGAACATTTCGAGCAGTCATTGGATTTTTCATAAATGATGTTTACCACTATTCATTCCTAATAGCATGCAGCTAAGGTCGACAACCCATGCCTCTTATGGCAAACAAGGGTAATAACCCACGTTCCTAACAATTgcttaaatttatatttgtagttttgtttttcatcttgtCTAAACACAGCTATAGAAATATAAGTGGCACTCATTCGTGTTAAAACACAGCTGTAGAGATATGAGTGGCCCTCATCAATAGAAAACTGAAGGTGAGGTTTCTTCCTCCAGCCTGCGCTCGAGTATATTTGAATGACCGCGTGCAGGGAGACAACTGATAAGTACAAATTgacacaaacacgtgcacacGCATGAATAGATGAAAGAACAAAGCTGCTTAAATAATTTACTATCATGGACGTACGCATAAGAACAGCTTTGTTCTTTAATAATGTTCTGTAGTTTCATGAACTGCCACCAACTGTGACATTTTCTCTGTATAGGTTAAATAGATAATTACAGGTTTTGTGCAATTTCTGTATGCTGGCTTCCACTTATTGCTCCTGCACAGTATACTTAATATCGgattattttgtacatttttttctttcgtgcctcttaagaaaattaatttgatTGTAATATCTGAAAGATTATTTGCttaaaactaatatttctaATTGTATTACAATGAAAACTTATTACTCTCATTTTTTGTCCCCTGTGGCAACAAACAAACGGTTTTTTGGTATATAAGCCGCTATTACAGATAAATTACAGTACAAGGTAAACTGATGCTTAAAAAGAACTTATATAGCCGTATACTTATGGACAAAGATTAAATGTGTTGTAAAGCGTTTAATCAGATGATCACGGTTCTCTTATCTGTTTTATGCACACTAAGGCTGCTGCTATTAATCATCGACAGTTGTCGTCATCGTCCACGATATGAATAACTGtgttacattttcagaaatcGGCATTGTAACTGTAACATCTGTCATCCCTGTTGCCTACGATGATATGCAGGGTGTCATTAGTGAAGAAACCCGACAGCTGATAGAAAACATTTGTTATGCGGCTGTAACAACGATCACGTGTCTTGTCGGTATCCCTggcaacatcatcaactgcgtGGTGTTCCATCGTCAAGGACTGAGAGAACgcatgcatttgtgtttgttctCTTTATCATTAGTCGACTGTTGTTATTTGCTCTGTGCATTGGCAATGTATTCAGTAGGTTCATTTGTCCGATTTTTTAATGAACTTACTGGCGACGAATACCTTTTGAAAAGTATAAATGCTCTGGTTGGTATCGCCTACGGTCTGAGGTCGACTTCCAGTTTTATTTACGTGGTAATAACAGTAGACAGGTGCTTGTGTGTCATCTTTCCTCTGAAGACTTCTTCTCTCATAAAGACAAGAACAGTCACTGTCTTGATTGCTGCTTGCTTTATATTATTTCAGAGTTGCTTTATTGTATTTCCGTTTACATATATCGCTACTTTAATCAAAACAGAAACTGGACCACGTTGGATTTTTCTGCCTACACAGTTTTTTCGTGATACAGTGATTTTCTTGGATATTTtcagcaattttcttttttcagcgATACCTATAACTAACTTTGTTATAATAGTTATTGCAACAGTCCTGACGGTCATCAAACTACAAGAAGCCATGTCATGGCGGCTAAAGACCAGCTCATCTCGTGGTCAGACTCACGGCCAGCAGATTTCTCTTACCAAGATGCTAGTGACTGTGTCAAGTGTTTATATAATCAACACCACCCCCTTAATGATAAAAGAAccaatcatttgttttcttaaagatTGTTTGGACACTGGCCAGTGTTTTAACCTCGCCATGGTTCTCATCGCTATTTGCGAATCGTGTCTTGATGTCAACAGTTCcattcacatatttatttactacTTCCGCTCCTCCCGATATCGAGCAGTTTTTTTAGAGATGTTTTGTGGAGTTAAAAACACAGGCaagaaaaacagtaaacaatgctTTAATTCTGTGACTGCTGCCTCGTATACTGCTTCGTCATCACATCTTGTATCTGAgtgaattaaaatatacaaaatgacAGGTTCATTGCTATGATGAGGAGGCTGGCTAATCCATTAgcggaagaaaaatatatatttcatgtgATTAATATCCTAAAGAAGGAGTTCACTAAATAGACATTGTGGTGATAGTCAACGGTTATGGGATATTCTGAGTGTTTTTCAATAAATTACACGGACTACGTATCAAATGGTTAGTTCAAACAAAAAATGGCTACTGTGAGTTTGTGTGCCAACACTCTTTTTTATGATACAAAGGTTTACGAGTATGTTAGGAAATGTGTTAGCAGTGATACTCATCACTAAATCTGTGATAGCAGCTGCAACAGTTCTGACGATGATAAAACTACAAACAGCCATGTCCAGGACCAGCTCAACAGGCAAGAGGTTGCGATGTCCAAGATGTTTGTAGTGTCGTGTGTGTCGCAATCAggtatttcaatttttaaagaattctttTTCCACTTGCTGGCATTTGAACTTGTGACTGCGACAAACGCCTTTGTGAAACCGTCTTCTCAGTGTTAACAATTtgttcacatatttatttacttcgTTTGTGCCTCGCGATATAGGTCAATTTTCTGGGAAATGTTTTAGTACCGAAGCTATAGGAAAGACAAACAGCAAATTATCCCTTTTTGGTAGTTGCTACCTGGTCGGTTGTCGTACCTTATCTTATctattagtaaataaaaatacacaaatgagaAAGTCTTACTGCACTGCTGATAAACAGGATAATCAGTTGTATAGCTTTGTGTGTTATACTTGAACTGAGGAGCAGACACGCTGTGATGTAAGTAGACGATTAcagtatacttttttttttgctcagtATTTAGGTATCAAGAAATGCTGAAAGTAACTCTTTTAGccaatttagaatttttttaatttgttttaaaatcaaaatttttatcgtgacttacaaaagaaaacaattaataaCCATTTAGGAATTTAAGAAACATGTATTAAAGTGACAACTTAATTCAAACATCTGTATAAATACTTCTAAAAATAAGAGCACAATAAACACTAAaagaacattattattatctatgtatgcttttagtttattttttctttgtatactCGTTAAGCTGACCTATAATGGTGTATAAACCGCCAGGTAAATTCGCTTTGTTTTatgataattattaaatataatataaacatgaTATAATTGTATTGCGCAATCAAGCTTTACATTTGATCTTCTATGCATGCTGCACTAGTAGCTTTGTGAATAGAAgctaacatgaaataaaatcactTTGGAAAGCCCAAgtcagaaaactgtaaaaatttaGTCTGtgctttaaatattgtaataaattCCAGAAAGATTTTTACGATATTATTTTGCAGTATGATTTCTTAGTGTATCAATAAAAGGCGTTGGCTGAATGCTGACGTATAGCAAACGATGTTTAATGTTTTGCTGTAACATTTACAACTTTTCTTTTGAGTACCACAGTCActaaccagcctggttcaaggccaaaACTAATTGGTTGACTAAAGTATGCTAATTATAGGTTCGTAGCGTTTATTAAGCggaaatttttctgttttaacgACTGACAGGCCGCGGAAATGTATTCGGTTGACCGTTGTCTGGAGatggaaaaagagagaggtggggtaTACAGTTACCTAGGGTGTAGGTAGAGGTAGGTTACAAATTAGAGACTTAAAAGGCGCGAagatttgtgttctttttcatgGCTGACATGCTACAGtagtttatgtttgttttggtgtAGAAGAGGGGTTATTCGGTCAACTCGCCAGCTAACTATATAATCTAGAACTATTAAAGTCTGTTGAGTCTTGTACTGTCAGACACAGCAAATGTCTCAAGTGATATTAAACTAGAGCAGTGACAACTTATTTATCCAAAGCTGACAAAAACCACTACTACAATAGCTATCGACAGAAAGCTAATTCATCCTTGCCTTTGAGTGAGACTCAAATGTATGCACAATACTTTTGATAGAAATGGCACGAGAGGACAAGAAAGCTAGGTCACTGTGTCACCTAGTGCTGGTAACCTACATCTCCCAGCAAAGACGGTCTTGAGTATTTTCATAAATGTCACCAGCTTTCTGTGAAGGACTGGGTGTGTTCAGATGCCGGCTAAGAGGTTTTCTCGTATTTCCCTGAACATACTGTCAAGTTCACGGCAAAAACTTATACAGTAGTGTTCTTGGTTTTAAGAACCACAATATTTATCAGTACTTAAAGTTCGATTTCTCTGAGTTTTAAACAGTGAGTGTTGTGTTTTAGTATTTAACACAAAATCTTCTTCATGAGTCTCACTGAACCTCGAATTTCATTAAATTGCTATATAACAACCAAGTATGTGAACAACAAATGTGAGCGACTCACTGCTATAACCATTAAGTTGCATTGTCCTCTTTGAATAGCCCATAAGTTCGAGCCCTATATGAAACTCAACCAAAATCACTATGTCATCCTCAAAATACAGCGAGAAAATTTGTCTAGTCGACGATACCTTTGCACTCGAGCAGATCGTGACATAACTAACTTCACAGCTAACCCCATGACATACCTAGCTCATGTTTGACCCGCACAAAGATGACTAAGAGGCAATGTCTGCAGCATAGAAAGATGAGTTTTCAATGTGTACCTAGAGATAAAAGTCTCAATCTGTTACGAGAAGCCGCTAAGTTACAGATAGCGGGATACGACCCTAGAAGCGCAGGGGAAACAAGCAGGTGTGTGAGGTGACGAGGGTGGACCAGGTGAACGACGGAGCAAAAGCGGTCCAACTCAAGTTTGAAAATACTGTTGTGTTTAATTTTTACTAACTTAGCCCCATCAACGACGATACGAAGTAAAATGCGAGGGCGACGTGCAGTGTACTTGATGATGCCACGGTTGTTTACAGCGTGTATCTGTAGCTGTGCAAGGGGAGCAATCTAAAATCATTACAATGTTCTCAGACTTTTTACCTCCCCTCGTTGCCTACCTGGCACATCACTGTGGTGCGGAGTTGTTCTCAACTAGGGTAGTGTCGTAAATGAATGATTACACACTTTCGCTAAAGGGTTGTGAATGCGGTCGTATCACGAACATATATTACACATTTATGATCACATCGTTATCTTCCGCACACGTCTATCCACATCACCATGTGTTGCTATCTTTGAAACAGGGATGTGGGACAGAGTGGGTGTAAACATAGTAGACCAAATAGGTGGCACTTTGAAGTATGTGACTTGCTTGTCAGCGGACCATAACACCTACACGGTAGAGTGGTGCTTTTTCCACTCTCAAAATAGGGAGCTAACGGGAAAGAGCATTTCGAGATAAGACTGCGGATCAACACTTTACCGATACTCGAAATTTACAAAGGAAAGGAGTGACCCCTCGTGATGCGGTGAACAGGATGCAGGCACTGTCGTTGCCCGTTATTTATACATAAACACTTGTGTACTACGTCATCCTTTCCGTGGTCGCTCCTCTCCCTTTCGCGGGGACCGCGCAGCTTGTGTCTAGGGAAGAGGATGCAGGGcggaagaaaataaacaatgttagCAGTACACACTGCACCCGACAAGCGACCGCTACACTTTGCTTAaaatggagagggaggctaTTCCTCAGCACGCTCACACCCTATTttagacaattttaaaaaaaggtttttttttctagaaatgataataaattttagCAAAGTTATGGTGTAAtttgaggaaaataaaacagagagcCTGGGAGACCCTTTTTCcgttggtattttttttttaaagatgcatttattttagtttagtttgtgtaagagaaagagagcaacTATACACGCAGACTTCTCCACATACACATCGATAAAAGAATCAATTCACTCGACACTACAGCGTCAACATGTACAACGGGCTGTCGCCTGCGCACGGAAAacgatttttataaacttatGCTACTTTCGTTTTCCAGGTATTTGGGTGAAAAAGAAAGTAGCCTTCCTGGTAACATGACAAAGCACATATTGTATTATGTCTCTCATACAACGTCACGGAACTAAATACCTTAcaagtgtttttcttctgaaacagGCTCAATCGGTTACTAGTGACTAGGTTACAGACGGCCAGTTGCGACCCTCACATGTgcaggagaagaaaacagattgTTGTGGTGACGTGGTTGGACTAGGAACACGACGGAGTAGCAGCCGTTGACTGACATTTTGAAAGGATTGTTTTCGTAATTTTCTGACACCTCTACCGACGTCGAGGAGAAGGGCGATGGCAACATGCAGTGTACCTGATGACCCTGCGTCTGTGTGCAGCGTGTGTCTGGAGCCATACATGGAACGGAATCCCAAAATATTGCCATGTTTTCACACATTTTGCCTCCCCTGCTTAAAAGATTTAGAGACCCATCACTTGGTGAGTATAATTTAATCCTGTCAAACAActtatttcacacacaaataaaccaACTCGCTATGTATACATTTATGAAGATTTTCGtttgtgtcttctttctcttcatttaatTCTCTTCGTctgtaaatttgtattttatttttcggATATgtgtattttaagaaataacTGCCACATTTTTAGCCCCTACAATTAACACAGCATCAATCACTCGATTTTTACTCTAGAACATACCTTGTGCGAATCGGCTATAAAAGCCCTCATTACACATTCTGTTGTTCAGGGAGGTTTCTTAAGGCTAAAACATGATGCGCCATGTAAGGTCGACACACTTTATCGAAAACTTTCTCAGCTACACTgactttcttttgcttgttgTCTGAAGCTTATGAGTAGATTTTAATCCGTGGTTAGTTGAGTACAAACATATGACAAAGTGTTAAGTAAATGTTGCACAATGTTTATGGTGTTTTGCTTATTGTCTTTCGATCAATTTACTTATTTACAAAGAAATGTTCCTATTTCTGCTTTGTATTTAGCTATAATATAGTCGTATATCAGCAGGCTTTAGAAGACAGAAAAGTGTGTGATGATGACGAGGGGCAAACGAGATCATTGACCTTTCCCTGTCCAACATGCAGAGCAGAGATCACCGTGCCACCTGGTGGAGTCACTCAGTTTCAGGTCAGAAATAACCCCGTAACTATAATTGCATGCGAAAACCACTTTATAGATCTATCTATGTGCTTACAAAGATTATTTACCACAAAGTTTACTAATTACATGcaaatttatatctatatatatttctatactTGAGTTGTAAGTTCAAAATTTTACGTCATCCAGTCTCTCATTTTTGCAGATGGTAAAACCATCAccaatattttttgtgacaGCAAGAACAATTTACCTTTTATTCCGGTATATTGTGCACTAAGGTATGAGTTAGTTTGTAAACCATCTGCGTGATCGTTGCCTGGAGCTTTTAGCCCTTCTTGGTAAAAGTCAGTTATAACCATATTAATACTCAGTGACGTGGAAATAAGATTTGTTAAATCTCCATGCTATATTGAGATAGGCTTAACCTGTGGAATGAACGGCCTACCACGTGTCTTTTAACCTACCAAACCCTATGTCATTGAGAAGCAGCTTTGAAAGATTCCAGACCAAACGTGTAGAAAAAGGATGTGTAGTAGCCATGGCATACAACTTAAggagaacaaaaaatattaagctTCTGTAACTACTATAAAGGAGGATTTTTGCAGAGAGAGATTGATTTCAAACATTTAGATTGAAGGCAAGACTAATGGCATGATAGACACGCGAGTTTCAAGTAACTGAGTATTGTAATGTGATAATGCAACAACAGATGTCCGATGCGATAATGAAAATCGTTTAGAAATCGGACATTAAATGGTATGGAATCTAGAGCATTACAATCAGGATAATTGAGTGTCATCCACAGTTCTGTCCTTGCAGGTAATAGTGTAtcaaacacactttttaaatattttgattttggcTATTTCGAAATACAAAGCAAATACAATTTGTTGATATTGAGGACagctttgaaataaatgtaaaattcgTTTAGCTATTTATTAAGTCGAGTTGCCTTGTTATCGTGcctgaaaatttgttttcagtccaATTTCTACTTGACGTAGAAAACACTCAAATGTGAGGTATGCAAACGAGATGAAGAAGCTACGTACAGCTGTACTGACTGTGGTCACAACATGTGCACCCAGTGCCAGACGTGCCATGACATATTTACCTCCAGTCATCATGTACAGCAGTTAGTCGGTAGTAACAAGCGGCATTCTCAAAATAGTTACAATACAGACTTTGAGCAGAAACGTGCCAACCAACTCAAGGTACTGGAGGTGGCGCTAGTGACgatgatggaggaggaagaTATGTTGCAACGGCAGAGGCAGGCGGTGACTGACGTCATCACCAGGCGGGCCGACGCCATGAGGGCGCTAGTGACGCAGACGGAGGAGAAGAGTCAAAGGGCGGTCAATGAAAAAGCCGATAATTTGGgtaaacagatacaaaataagATGACCACTGCTCGCCAGAAGCACGCCATGATTGTAACACCACAAGTCTTTACTCATGGACAGCCCACGTTACTTAGTAATGATGATTTTGAATATTATCAACAGCAGAGCCGAAGAGGACGACAAGTGAAGACTCTACTGCACCAGTTCAACGACTTTGCCATTGACCTGCAGGCCGTAGAAGCCTACATAGGTAAGGTGTGTGATGACCAACTGACTGCATTGGAGACTAGCTTACCTGTGgcaagtgacgtcagcagtggaACCATGACAGAAATGTCAGACGATAAACCTGCTACGTCACAAACGTCAGACATAACAAAACTAACACGTGACATTTCAGACATTGAGGACACGCTGGCAGCACtagatgcatgcacacaaaacttGGAGAGTCAGAATCAAACCaatgtttcctttttgaaagatgaagacttaaagatacaacaaaatgttgcagcttgtcagaaaaatatggatgattgtacaagaaacatttcaaatattcaaAAAGACATAGCCAGCATGCGCCAGGAGTTTGAAACAATGAAAGCTTCTAACTCTACTTTACAGAATGATGTTGAAATCATTAAGAAAGAATCATCGAGCAATAAAATGGAAACccaaaaagtgaaagatgtgGCTAACGACTTGAGAACAGAACTGAAGACTTTTAAAGGTGAGATAGTGATT
The sequence above is a segment of the Pomacea canaliculata isolate SZHN2017 linkage group LG6, ASM307304v1, whole genome shotgun sequence genome. Coding sequences within it:
- the LOC112566130 gene encoding uncharacterized protein LOC112566130 isoform X1, which encodes MCTQCQTCHDIFTSSHHVQQLVGSNKRHSQNSYNTDFEQKRANQLKVLEVALVTMMEEEDMLQRQRQAVTDVITRRADAMRALVTQTEEKSQRAVNEKADNLGKQIQNKMTTARQKHAMIVTPQVFTHGQPTLLSNDDFEYYQQQSRRGRQVKTLLHQFNDFAIDLQAVEAYIGKVCDDQLTALETSLPVASDVSSGTMTEMSDDKPATSQTSDITKLTRDISDIEDTLAALDACTQNLESQNQTNVSFLKDEDLKIQQNVAACQKNMDDCTRNISNIQKDIASMRQEFETMKASNSTLQNDVEIIKKESSSNKMETQKVKDVANDLRTELKTFKGEIVIISFTFVTAILSSLVFLFLLLYLCMIKDKVTTVHFLIIKHLKNALPLVLKMDM
- the LOC112566130 gene encoding uncharacterized protein LOC112566130 isoform X2, whose amino-acid sequence is MCTQCQTCHDIFTSSHHVQQLVGSNKRHSQNSYNTDFEQKRANQLKVLEVALVTMMEEEDMLQRQRQAVTDVITRRADAMRALVTQTEEKSQRAVNEKADNLGKQIQNKMTTARQKHAMIVTPQVFTHGQPTLLSNDDFEYYQQQSRRGRQVKTLLHQFNDFAIDLQAVEAYIGKVCDDQLTALETSLPVASDVSSGTMTEMSDDKPATSQTSDITKLTRDISDIEDTLAALDACTQNLESQNQTNVSFLKDEDLKIQQNVAACQKNMDDCTRNISNIQKDIASMRQEFETMKASNSTLQNDVEIIKKESSSNKMETQKVKDVANDLRTELKTFKGLQQCDRHSRRSCHRNLLLYGQRDEHKGVRESLS